A single Gammaproteobacteria bacterium DNA region contains:
- the dnaG gene encoding DNA primase — protein sequence MPGRIPAAFIDGLLARVDIVEVINRYVPLQRRGREHVACCPFHDEKTPSFKVNADKQFYHCFGCGAGGSVIQFLMEHQRMQFVEAVETLAEQCGLEVPREGGGGSSRDTARFKKLLGALDRAARYYRAQLGDHIEAANYFRSRGLSPETQAAFGLGYAPPASGHLRKCFGADYDEALLLEAGLLSKGERGAYERFRDRAMFPIRDGRGRTIAFGGRLLPGREGMAKYLNSSESPLFRKRETLYGLYELKQARGFDRVVVVEGYMDVVSLAQHGVRNAAATLGTATTRAQVQALFRITPHIVFCFDGDRAGGEAAARAAEQALPVFSDGREMTFMFLPEGHDPDSFVRDNGGDAFAAAGGDALPLAAFLFRHHGAGLDLSDPAAAAVLVSRLKPLIGQLPRGGVFRDLMFGQLAEKIGVSADSLKNAPSQAKPAAPARRAAPRTGGGVRYSRIRIAVRSLLEQPQLAEAGEWDELALDTGDIRRLDERGARLLADLVENIRQHKPATTAGVLELYRDTGEEQAFRRLLAEPAAAEVDRKSEFLGAMNRLEKDLEAQGIKREIAELAAKNAPDESDRRQLGQLQTRLLALKKA from the coding sequence AGAATCCCCGCCGCGTTCATTGACGGCCTGCTGGCGCGGGTTGACATCGTCGAGGTGATCAACCGCTATGTGCCGCTGCAACGGCGCGGCAGGGAGCATGTCGCCTGCTGCCCGTTTCACGACGAGAAAACGCCGTCGTTCAAGGTCAACGCCGACAAGCAGTTCTACCACTGCTTCGGCTGCGGCGCCGGCGGCAGCGTGATTCAGTTCTTGATGGAGCACCAGCGCATGCAGTTCGTCGAGGCGGTCGAGACGCTGGCCGAGCAGTGCGGCCTTGAGGTGCCGCGCGAGGGCGGCGGCGGTTCGTCGCGCGACACGGCGCGCTTCAAGAAACTGCTCGGCGCGCTGGACCGCGCGGCGCGCTATTACCGCGCGCAACTCGGCGACCACATCGAGGCGGCCAACTACTTCCGCTCGCGCGGCCTGTCGCCGGAAACGCAGGCGGCCTTCGGCCTGGGCTACGCGCCGCCCGCCTCCGGCCACCTGAGGAAATGCTTCGGCGCCGACTACGACGAGGCGCTGCTGCTGGAGGCGGGCCTGCTGTCGAAGGGCGAGCGCGGCGCGTACGAGCGCTTCCGCGACCGCGCGATGTTCCCGATCCGCGACGGGCGCGGGCGCACCATCGCCTTCGGCGGGCGCCTGCTGCCCGGGCGCGAGGGCATGGCGAAGTATCTGAACTCGTCGGAGAGTCCGCTGTTCAGGAAACGCGAGACGCTCTACGGCCTGTATGAACTGAAACAGGCGCGCGGCTTCGACCGCGTCGTCGTCGTCGAGGGCTACATGGATGTCGTCTCGCTGGCGCAGCACGGCGTGCGCAACGCGGCGGCGACGCTCGGCACCGCGACGACGCGCGCGCAGGTGCAGGCGCTGTTCCGGATAACGCCGCACATCGTCTTCTGTTTCGATGGCGACCGCGCCGGCGGCGAGGCCGCGGCGCGCGCCGCCGAACAGGCGCTGCCGGTGTTCAGCGACGGGCGCGAGATGACCTTCATGTTCCTGCCGGAAGGCCACGACCCGGACAGTTTCGTGCGCGACAACGGCGGCGATGCGTTCGCCGCCGCCGGCGGCGACGCGCTGCCGCTGGCGGCGTTTCTGTTTCGCCACCACGGCGCCGGGCTGGATTTGTCCGACCCGGCGGCGGCGGCGGTGCTGGTCAGCAGGCTGAAGCCGCTGATCGGGCAGTTGCCGCGCGGCGGCGTGTTCCGCGATTTGATGTTCGGGCAACTGGCGGAGAAGATCGGCGTGTCCGCCGACAGCCTGAAAAACGCGCCGTCGCAGGCGAAGCCGGCGGCGCCGGCGCGCCGCGCCGCGCCGCGCACCGGCGGCGGCGTGCGCTATTCAAGGATACGCATCGCCGTGCGCTCATTGCTTGAGCAGCCGCAACTGGCCGAGGCCGGTGAGTGGGATGAACTCGCGCTGGACACCGGCGACATTCGCCGCCTTGACGAACGCGGCGCGCGGCTGCTCGCCGACCTCGTCGAGAACATCAGACAGCACAAGCCGGCGACGACCGCCGGCGTGCTTGAACTGTACCGCGACACCGGCGAGGAACAGGCTTTCCGGCGGCTGCTGGCGGAACCGGCGGCGGCGGAGGTGGACCGCAAAAGCGAGTTTCTGGGCGCGATGAACCGCCTTGAAAAAGACCTGGAGGCGCAGGGCATCAAGCGCGAAATCGCCGAACTGGCGGCCAAAAATGCCCCCGATGAAAGCGACCGCCGCCAACTCGGGCAATTGCAGACGAGACTGCTCGCGCTGAAAAAAGCCTGA